From the genome of Triticum aestivum cultivar Chinese Spring chromosome 3B, IWGSC CS RefSeq v2.1, whole genome shotgun sequence, one region includes:
- the LOC123068209 gene encoding uncharacterized protein isoform X2: MYKKKLPFNAINDDDFKQFCEALGRYGPDWKQPSQYMIREKMLVQEVERTRDLLKPHEVERADTGCSVMTDAWTDKKKRSIMNLCVHCKLGTVYLGSKEVSADAHTSLYIFNYVDECIEKIGAKNVVQVVMDNASNNMGEKVMLKDKRPKLFWTSCATHTINLMVEAVAKLKHFGSTITKAKEMTTFLYAHHTTLVLMRSYTKKRDIVRPGVTRFASAFLTLQSLDAKRKQLKEMCCSDTWEGCKHTRTKKGQVAHAAIMSRAFWKNVSLCIKVFEPLVKILRLADGDGQSMASMYGEIIEAKKAILVAVDNSDKDYKAITTAMESKMNGRLDTPLHIAAYALNPYYSYATTSMFTNVEVMSDLMEVIEQFYLDDDEKQNKVLNIDLPKFKKKERMFGKVVATKAISNANFNAGEWWATYGLQTPTLMHIALRILNLTTSSSGCERNWCVFEQVDAKRRNKLDVHHRDDLVYIQFNGRMIDKRKEYSSSCDVLLGEDAFMAQDWICEGAYVDAMEEVDAMGASEFVELHRSSRVRELHEVEEFVSDGEESDHGLVNEDDIEFKSDDDGVIQGANEDEEGDPMEP; the protein is encoded by the exons ATGTACAAGAAAAAATTACCCTTCAATGCTATCAATGATGATGATTTCAAACAGTTTTGTGAGGCTCTTGGTCGCTATGGTCCTGATTGGAAGCAACCCTCGCAATATATGATCAGGGAGAAGATGTTGGTGCAGGAGGTGGAAAGGACTAGGGATTTGTTGAAGCCACATGAGGTCGAGAGGGCAGATACAGGGTGCTCTGTCATGACTGATGCTTGGACGGACAAGAAAAAGAGGAGCATCATGAACTTGTGCGTGCATTGCAAGTTGGGGACCGTCTATCTTGGATCAAAGGAGGTGTCGGCCGATGCACATACAAGTCTATACATTTTCAATTATGTGGATGAATGCATTGAGAAAATAG GTGCTAAAAATGTTGTGCAAGTAGTCATGGATAATGCTTCAAACAACATGGGAGAAAAGGTGATGTTGAAAGATAAAAGGCCCAAGTTATTTTGGACCTCGTGTGCAACTCACACCATCAACTTGATGGTAGAAGCGGTTGCAAAGTTGAAGCATTTTGGTTCTACAATAACCAAAGCAAAAGAAATGACTACTTTCCTTTATGCACATCATACTACATTGGTCCTGATGAGGTCCTATACAAAAAAGAGAGACATTGTTAGACCGGGGGTGACTAGATTTGCTTCGGCATTTCTTACCTTGCAAAGTCTTGATGCTAAGAGGAAGCAACTAAAGGAAATGTGTTGTAGTGATACTTGGGAAGGATGCAAGCACACGAGAACAAAGAAAGGGCAGGTGGCTCATGCCGCAATAATGAGTAGGGCATTTTGGAAAAATGTGTCTCTTTGCATTAAG GTTTTTGAGCCATTGGTGAAGATACTTCGGTTGGCTGATGGCGATGGACAATCCATGGCCTCTATGTATGGAGAAATAATAGAGGCAAAGAAGGCAATATTGGTTGCGGTTGATAATTCGGACAAGGACTATAAGGCGATCACAACGGCCATGGAGAGCAAGATGAATGGGAGGCTAGATACCCCATTGCACATTGCTGCATATGCCTTGAATCCATATTATAGTTATGCTACCACAAGCATGTTTACCAATGTGGAAGTCATGTCCGACTTGATGGAAGTTATTGAGCAATTTTATCTCGATGATGATGAGAAGCAAAACAAAGTGCTTAACATTGACTTGCCCAAATTTAAAAAGAAGGAACGCATGTTTGGGAAGGTGGTTGCCACCAAAGCAATTAGCAATGCAAATTTCAATGCCG GGGAGTGGTGGGCAACTTATGGACTACAAACTCCTACATTGATGCACATTGCTTTGAGGATACTCAACTTGACCACAAGTTCATCCGGATGTGAAAGAAATTGGTGTGTTTTTGAACAA GTGGATGCAAAGAGGAGAAATAAACTAGACGTGCATCATAGGGACGATCTAGTTTATATTCAATTCAATGGAAGAATGATAGACAAGAGGAAGGAGTACTCCTCATCTTGTGATGTTCTTCTTGGTGAAGATGCTTTCATGGCACAAGATTGGATATGTGAAGGTGCTTATGTTGATGCCATGGAGGAGGTTGATGCAATGGGAGCTTCCGAGTTTGTTGAGCTACATAGAAGTTCAAGAGTGAGAGAACTTCATGAAGTGGAAGAATTTGTTTCCGATGGGGAAGAATCTGATCACGGGCTTGTCAATGAGGATGACATAGAATTCAAGTCCGATGATGATGGGGTGATACAAGGCGCCAATGAAGATGAGGAGGGGGACCCGATGGAGCCTTAA
- the LOC123068209 gene encoding pentatricopeptide repeat-containing protein At1g63070, mitochondrial isoform X1 yields MRRAVPGCLRRALLIRRRPLLDPRLSSLACCAKSLDDEEEPSQCSVGNEDRHERFHPVIARAVRTSSWGYARKISFGDCVRLYGLPRSIGLFALLMRSFLPRRIRDVRCLIQSVVDHCGNAGPELFELVPMLASNLGGSMTLPQVYATVIRVFVELSMFEDALVTYVEAKKVGVELQVCNFLLKRLVEGNQIMYARSLFDDMKSSGPSPNVYSYSVLMSMYTHGAKLCLEEALELLSEMEVEGVRPNAATYATYLYGLCHAKQVKSAWNFLQMLCQRGYPCNNYCFNAVIHGFCHDGQVHKAIEVFDGMKKCGFVPDVHSYSILVDGLCKQGDVLTGYYMLVEMARNGITPNLVSYSSLLHGLCRAGRVELAFELFKRLKDQGFKHDHIVYSIVLHGCCQHLDLEICYDLWNDMVHHNFVPDAYNYSSLIYAYCRHRQLKEALEVFELMVSDGICPNVVTCTILVHGFSNEGLIGEAFLFLDKVRQFGVVPSLCTYRVIIHGLCKVNKPNDMWGIFADMIKRGYVPDTVLYSIIIDGFVKALDLQEAFRLYYKMVDEGTKPNIFTYTSLINGLCHDDKLPEVMTLFKHMIGEGLAPDRILYTSLIACYCKRSNMKAALEIFREMETEGLSADSFVYTCLIGGFSKVLAMDGAQLFMEEMMNKGLTPTVVTYTDLIVGYFKIGDEKKAMAMYNSMLQAGIAPDAKLSCILGLGNDGHDFGDSQEEKDVS; encoded by the coding sequence ATGCGCCGTGCCGTGCCGGGGTGTCTGCGTCGAGCCCTTTTGATCAGACGTCGGCCCCTGCTGGATCCACGCCTCTCCTCTCTGGCCTGTTGCGCCAAGAGCCTGGACGACGAGGAGGAACCCAGTCAGTGCTCTGTTGGCAATGAGGATAGGCACGAGCGTTTTCATCCCGTGATCGCACGAGCAGTCCGGACATCGAGCTGGGGTTATGCCAGGAAGATCAGCTTCGGGGATTGTGTCAGGCTGTATGGGCTACCCCGGTCGATCGGGCTGTTTGCGTTGCTTATGCGGTCGTTCTTGCCACGGAGGATTAGAGATGTCCGGTGCCTGATTCAGAGCGTCGTCGACCACTGCGGGAATGCCGGGCCGGAGTTGTTTGAGTTGGTGCCTATGTTGGCTAGCAATTTGGGTGGGTCGATGACGTTGCCACAAGTTTATGCCACAGTCATCCGGGTTTTTGTGGAGCTGTCGATGTTTGAGGATGCTCTCGTCACTTACGTCGAGGCCAAGAAGGTGGGAGTTGAGTTGCAGGTGTGCAACTTCTTGCTCAAGCGCTTGGTTGAGGGGAACCAGATCATGTATGCGAGGAGTTTGTTTGATGATATGAAGAGCTCTGGTCCTTCACCAAATGTCTACTCTTATTCAGTTTTGATGAGTATGTATACACATGGAGCTAAGTTATGCCTGGAGGAAGCTTTGGAGCTTCTTTCTGAAATGGAAGTGGAAGGTGTCAGGCCAAATGCTGCAACCTATGCTACTTACCTCTATGGGCTTTGCCATGCCAAACAGGTGAAGTCTGCATGGAACTTCCTTCAAATGCTGTGTCAGAGAGGCTACCCTTGCAACAACTATTGTTTCAATGCAGTTATTCATGGTTTCTGCCATGACGGTCAGGTTCACAAGGCCATAGAAGTGTTTGATGGGATGAAGAAGTGTGGGTTTGTCCCAGATGTTCACAGCTACAGCATATTAGTTGATGGCTTATGCAAGCAAGGGGATGTTTTGACAGGCTATTACATGCTCGTTGAGATGGCAAGGAATGGGATCACTCCTAATCTGGTGAGTTATAGTTCGCTTTTGCATGGTCTTTGCAGAGCTGGAAGGGTTGAATTGGCGTTTGAGCTTTTTAAGAGGCTGAAAGATCAAGGAttcaagcatgaccacatagtttACAGCATCGTTCTTCATGGTTGTTGTCAACATCTAGATCTAGAGATTTGCTATGACCTTTGGAATGACATGGTTCATCATAATTTTGTTCCAGATGCGTACAATTACAGCAGTCTGATATATGCATACTGCAGGCATAGGCAACTGAAAGAAGCATTGGAGGTGTTTGAGCTCATGGTCAGTGATGGGATATGCCCCAACGTTGTGACCTGCACAATTCTTGTTCACGGCTTCAGCAACGAAGGGCTGATTGGTGAGGCCTTCCTGTTCCTGGATAAAGTACGCCAGTTTGGGGTTGTCCCCAGCCTCTGTACATACAGGGTTATCATCCACGGCCTGTGCAAGGTCAATAAACCTAATGACATGTGGGGTATTTTCGCAGACATGATAAAAAGGGGCTACGTTCCTGATACTGTGCTATACAGCATTATCATCGATGGTTTTGTGAAAGCTTTGGATCTGCAGGAGGCTTTCAGGTTGTATTATAAAATGGTCGATGAGGGGACAAAGCCTAATATCTTCACATATACCAGCCTCATAAATGGTTTGTGCCATGATGACAAACTTCCTGAGGTTATGACGCTGTTTAAGCATATGATTGGGGAGGGGCTGGCACCGGACAGGATCCTGTACACGTCTCTGATCGCGTGCTATTGCAAGCGCTCAAACATGAAGGCCGCTCTGGAGATCTTTAGAGAGATGGAAACAGAGGGTTTGTCAGCAGATTCTTTCGTCTACACCTGTTTAATTGGTGGCTTCAGTAAAGTGCTTGCGATGGATGGTGCACAGTTGTTTATGGAAGAAATGATGAACAAGGGGCTTACGCCTACAGTAGTAACTTATACAGATCTCATAGTTGGATACTTCAAAATCGGGGATGAGAAAAAAGCTATGGCGATGTACAACAGTATGCTGCAGGCAGGCATTGCACCGGATGCCAAGCTGAGCTGCATATTGGGCCTTGGTAACGATGGCCATGATtttggtgattctcaggaagaaaAGGATGTATCGTAG